A genomic region of Bernardetia sp. ABR2-2B contains the following coding sequences:
- the typA gene encoding translational GTPase TypA, whose product MQSIRNIAIIAHVDHGKTTLVDKMLVTGNLFKEHERPGELIMDNNDIERERGITILAKNVSIDYKGTKINIIDTPGHADFGGEVERVLNMADGVLLLVDAFEGAMPQTRFVLQKAINLGLKPIVVVNKVDKLNCKPNEVQDQVFDLMFSLGASEDQLDFPTIFGSAKNNWMSDDWEKETDSIVPLLDAIMETIPAPEIEEGTTQLQITSLDYSTYIGRIAVGRLVRGTLKVNQTVSLMKRDETIKKNKVKELYVFEGLGKRKVEEIQAGDICAIVGLEDFEIGDTVADRDEPEALPPISIDEPTMSMVFTINNSPFYGKEGKFVTSRHIRERLEKELEKNLALRVEPTESADSFNVFGRGVLHLSVLIETMRREGYELQVGQPQVIIKQIDGKKCEPIEELTIDLPENLSGKAIELVTQRKGDLLEMNPKDDRVILKFEMPSRGIIGLRNQLLTATAGEAIMYHRFKAFEPFKGEIKGRQSGSLISMELGNAIPYSINKLQDKGIFFVDQNEAIYEGQVVGEHTRGTDLVVNITKTKQLTNMRSSGTDSKNKIAPPVKFSLEEALEYIQADEYVELTPESLRIRKIYLNEGERKRNAKTFVTA is encoded by the coding sequence ATGCAGTCTATTAGAAATATCGCTATCATTGCTCACGTTGACCACGGCAAGACTACTCTTGTTGATAAAATGCTCGTTACTGGAAATTTGTTTAAAGAACACGAACGTCCAGGCGAACTTATCATGGATAACAACGACATTGAGCGTGAACGTGGAATCACAATCTTAGCAAAAAACGTTTCTATTGACTACAAAGGAACAAAAATTAATATTATCGACACTCCTGGTCACGCCGATTTTGGTGGTGAAGTAGAGCGTGTTTTGAATATGGCTGATGGTGTGCTTTTGTTGGTAGATGCTTTTGAAGGTGCTATGCCTCAAACTCGTTTCGTACTTCAAAAAGCAATCAACTTAGGTTTAAAGCCTATCGTAGTTGTAAATAAAGTAGATAAACTTAACTGTAAGCCTAACGAAGTTCAAGACCAAGTTTTTGATTTGATGTTTTCATTAGGTGCGTCAGAAGACCAATTAGACTTCCCTACTATTTTTGGTTCTGCCAAAAATAATTGGATGAGTGATGATTGGGAAAAAGAAACAGATAGTATTGTTCCACTTTTGGATGCTATTATGGAAACGATTCCTGCTCCAGAAATTGAAGAAGGAACTACACAACTTCAAATTACGTCTTTAGATTACTCTACGTATATCGGTCGTATCGCTGTTGGTCGTTTGGTTCGTGGAACGCTGAAAGTAAATCAAACGGTTTCATTAATGAAACGTGATGAAACAATTAAAAAGAATAAAGTAAAAGAACTTTATGTTTTTGAAGGATTAGGAAAACGTAAGGTAGAAGAAATACAAGCAGGAGATATTTGTGCGATTGTAGGGTTAGAAGACTTCGAAATCGGAGATACAGTTGCAGATAGAGATGAGCCAGAAGCATTGCCTCCAATTTCTATTGATGAGCCTACCATGTCAATGGTATTTACTATCAATAACTCTCCTTTTTATGGTAAAGAAGGTAAATTTGTTACTTCTCGCCATATTAGAGAGCGTCTGGAAAAAGAATTAGAAAAAAATCTTGCTCTTCGTGTTGAGCCAACTGAATCAGCAGATTCTTTCAATGTATTTGGTCGTGGTGTTCTTCACTTGTCAGTTCTTATCGAAACGATGCGCCGTGAAGGGTATGAATTGCAAGTAGGTCAGCCTCAAGTAATCATCAAACAAATTGATGGTAAAAAATGTGAGCCGATTGAAGAATTAACAATTGACCTTCCTGAAAATCTTTCTGGAAAAGCTATCGAACTTGTTACGCAGCGTAAAGGTGATTTATTAGAAATGAATCCGAAAGATGACCGTGTTATCTTGAAATTTGAAATGCCTTCTCGTGGAATTATTGGTCTTCGTAACCAACTTCTTACTGCAACAGCAGGAGAGGCAATTATGTACCACCGTTTCAAAGCATTTGAGCCGTTTAAAGGAGAAATTAAAGGTCGTCAGAGTGGTTCGCTTATTTCTATGGAACTTGGAAATGCTATTCCTTATAGTATCAATAAATTGCAAGATAAAGGTATTTTCTTTGTTGATCAGAATGAAGCAATCTATGAAGGTCAAGTTGTTGGTGAGCATACTCGTGGTACTGACCTTGTTGTGAATATCACAAAAACGAAACAATTGACAAACATGCGTTCTTCGGGAACAGACAGTAAGAACAAGATAGCTCCTCCTGTAAAGTTCTCTTTAGAAGAGGCATTAGAATATATTCAAGCTGATGAGTATGTAGAACTTACTCCAGAATCTCTTCGTATTCGTAAAATTTATTTGAACGAAGGTGAAAGAAAGCGTAATGCTAAAACATTTGTTACTGCTTAA
- a CDS encoding BspA family leucine-rich repeat surface protein yields the protein MKNVFVFLFSFSILTLFFLATNTAYSQAFRTTWKTTDSEITIPTNDSLEYDYKIIWKNLTNRGVGNGSAKNQKGNYTIKNLENGSTYEIAIIGKFPHFFMDYNKIEKVKLQTLEEWGTIQWQSMNHAFMGCINLTYKATDSPDLRKVKNLSYMFYNCNKLDGNSTMNKWNTSTITDMSGMFKYADSFNQPIGDWDMQNVTNTNQMFNGAALFNQPIGDWNTENVTDMGSMFYAATSFNQPIGKWNIQNVINMSALFYATTSFNQPIEKWNTKNVIQMDGMFYKATSFNQPLEKWNTSKVTDMSYMFYKATSFNQSIGNWNTQNVENMRSMFDNATSFNQPIGEWNTQNVTTMKAMFYIASSFNQSLGNWNTEKVKDMSEMFYYATSFNQPIEKWNTKNVTDMRSMFYVANAFNQSIEEWNTEKVRHMSEIFYYAAVFNQPIGKWNISNIKYNDQSYEENGLINIFEYCGMNKENYDATLIGWANNKNAPKNITLTANGLKYCKSKEARQKLIKEYGWTIEGDELDCED from the coding sequence ATGAAAAATGTCTTTGTGTTCTTGTTTTCTTTTTCAATTTTGACTCTCTTTTTTCTCGCTACAAATACTGCTTATTCTCAAGCTTTTCGTACTACTTGGAAAACTACTGATTCTGAAATTACCATTCCAACAAATGATAGTTTAGAATATGACTACAAAATAATTTGGAAAAACCTTACTAATAGAGGTGTGGGAAATGGTTCTGCCAAAAATCAAAAAGGAAATTATACTATCAAAAATTTAGAAAATGGTAGTACTTATGAAATAGCTATTATAGGCAAATTTCCTCATTTTTTTATGGATTATAATAAAATTGAAAAGGTAAAATTACAAACTTTAGAAGAATGGGGTACTATTCAATGGCAGTCTATGAACCATGCCTTCATGGGTTGTATTAATCTTACCTATAAAGCTACTGATAGTCCTGATTTGAGGAAAGTAAAAAATCTGTCTTATATGTTTTATAATTGTAATAAACTTGATGGTAATAGCACTATGAATAAATGGAATACTTCAACTATAACCGACATGTCTGGTATGTTTAAATATGCTGATTCATTCAATCAACCAATTGGAGATTGGGATATGCAGAACGTAACTAATACCAATCAAATGTTTAATGGAGCTGCTTTATTCAACCAACCAATTGGAGATTGGAATACAGAAAATGTAACTGATATGGGGAGTATGTTTTATGCAGCGACTTCTTTTAACCAACCCATTGGAAAATGGAATATACAAAATGTAATAAATATGAGTGCTTTGTTTTATGCAACAACTTCCTTTAATCAACCCATTGAAAAGTGGAATACAAAAAATGTAATTCAGATGGATGGAATGTTTTATAAAGCTACTTCTTTCAATCAACCCCTAGAAAAATGGAATACTTCAAAGGTAACTGATATGAGTTATATGTTTTATAAAGCAACCTCATTCAATCAATCTATTGGAAATTGGAATACTCAAAATGTAGAAAATATGAGGTCTATGTTTGATAATGCAACTTCATTCAATCAACCTATTGGAGAATGGAATACGCAGAATGTAACTACAATGAAAGCAATGTTTTATATTGCCAGTTCATTTAATCAATCCCTTGGTAACTGGAATACAGAAAAGGTAAAAGATATGAGTGAGATGTTTTATTATGCTACCTCTTTCAACCAACCCATTGAAAAGTGGAATACTAAAAATGTTACAGATATGAGGTCTATGTTTTATGTTGCTAATGCATTTAATCAATCCATTGAAGAATGGAATACTGAGAAGGTAAGACATATGAGTGAAATATTTTATTATGCTGCTGTATTCAATCAACCTATTGGAAAATGGAATATTAGCAACATAAAATATAATGACCAATCTTATGAAGAAAATGGACTGATAAATATTTTTGAATATTGTGGTATGAATAAAGAAAATTATGATGCTACTTTGATAGGTTGGGCTAATAATAAAAACGCTCCAAAAAATATTACATTAACTGCAAATGGTTTGAAATACTGCAAATCCAAAGAAGCTCGTCAAAAACTTATTAAAGAATATGGCTGGACAATAGAGGGCGATGAACTTGATTGTGAAGACTAA